A window of Otariodibacter oris genomic DNA:
GCATAATCATCTGGGCTTGTTTTTTCTGCTTCATCCAGATTAACCTGATACTTCTTAGCAAACATTTTAATTACAAAATGGGTTACAGCCCCTAATTCCTTTTCAGCAAACCAACCAGCTACTTGAGTGAGACCGAATTGTGGCATGATATATTGAAAAGCAATTTTTAAGCGTTGGATATAAGTAGGTGAAGTATATGATTTTAATGGCATTGAATTATCCTGTTTTCCCTTGTTGTACAGACGAAACAGTATAACAAATGCCACATAGTTTACAATCAAATAGGATTTGTTGATAAATCCTTATTTAAATAGATAATTGGATTATTTTAGAATAATACGATCACGATTTTTGTCCAATGTAGCAGGTCCAATACCTGAGACTTCGGTAATTTGTTCCACAGCTAAAAATTGTCCATTATTTTCACGATATTCCACTATCGCTTGTGCTTTTTTAGTACCAATACCTACCAACTTATCTTGAATTTCCGCAACTGTAGCAGTATTAATATTCACCACATTTGGATTTATATTTTTCTTGCTCGCTTCACTTATTGTATGTATTTCTGCTTTTGATTTGGCAATATCCAACTTTGGAGTATCTTTAGCAACGGAAACAGCTGCGTAAGAACAAAATAATAAACTTAATACATAGCGTGTGATTTTTTTCATAGATTTGGCTCCTTAATCATTGTGTTAGTGGTTATGTGAAATCACTTAATCACTCTATTTATGTAGGAGCCAATCAGCAATAATGTCATGTAATTTTCACGATCCACCTCGAAAAAATCATATGGAATAGTAAAAATTGTTACATTTATAGCAATTTTTAAATTAAATAGTGATACTTTTATTCAGAAAGAACGTGATGAATTTATAGAAATCCTTTAGAATATAAATAATTCTACTCGTGTTCATTAATATTAAATAGTTAATGAATCAATATAAGTGAAATAAAATATCAACCCTAAATTATCCATTTTAGAAGAACAACTGACTATGTTAAAAGAAAACAATCAAACTCCATCAACTACAACAGAAACCGTTACATCGAAAACTACAGGCTTTGCTTTCCCACCTGTATCAGAAAATGAAACACAGCCTCATACAGAGCAACCAGATTTAACTACAGATCCTCGCTTGACGACAAGTACACCCGAAGAATCTCTAGAAAAAGAAAATACAGCAGAACAAAATATTCCACCAACGTTAGGTGCAGAGAGAGTTATTCCACAAACGTCATCAGCAAACAATAAAAACAAACAAGTACCAAATGATGCAAAAATACCGCCTAAATACCGTCGCTTATTCATTGTGATCTTAATTATATTGGCATTATTACTTGTATTTTTCTTATTAAAACCACAAACACCAGAAACAGTGGAATCTCTACAAGATCAAGGTACAAGTTTACCAATTGAATTTCGCCCTGTTGATGAGGAAGAGGCAAGGAGAGCAGAAGAAGAAGCTAAAGCATTACAAATCACACAACAACAGCAACAAACAATTAATCGAGAAAATACTCAATTAAATGACTCATCTAACGCTCAAGAAATTACTCTAAATACTGATAATGACAATGCTATTAATACTCAAGATAAAGAATCAATATCTCAAACATCAACGGTATCAAATAGTTCAACATCAATACCGAATGATCATGTAAATGTAACACCAGCACCAGTACAAAAACCAAGTTTAGATAGTGGTAGTGTCATTTATCGTGAAGAAGCTAGCGTGCCAAGTAGAAGTTCTCAAAGAACTATTTCTCGAGGAGTAAGCCAAACAAGCCAAGCTCAAGCTAATGTAAGAAAAAGTTCTCAAACACAATCACAAACTCAACAACGAAATACACGTTCTCAACAGACAGTTCAAACAAGAAATAAATCTACTAATACTGCTGCATCGAGTACAACAACTAGTACAGCGCTGTCTCCAGAAATCGTATCAGTTAAAACACTAATTGTGCCTAAAGGTGTATCATTGATGCAAATGTTCAGAGATAATGATCTGAATATTTCTGATGTAAATGCCATGAATAAAGAAAACGATATTTTAAGCCACCTTCACGTAGGGGAAGAAATTACCGTATATTTAGATAAAAATAATCGTGTAGTTGAAATGCAAATTGCCTCTGCAGGTAGATTTGTTCGCCAAACAGATGGTAGTTATAAATATCTTGCTAATTACAAATAATCTAGTAACAATAGATAAGAGCAACTTATTCAGTTGCTCTTTTTTCTAACACACTATATAACAGGGTCTCCTTCATGCATTCGCTAAAATATAAAAACATTAGCTTATTTTTATGTTGTATTAATCTGAGTGCTTGCAGTTTAGCTATCATTGCTCCAGCTGA
This region includes:
- a CDS encoding ComEA family DNA-binding protein, which encodes MKKITRYVLSLLFCSYAAVSVAKDTPKLDIAKSKAEIHTISEASKKNINPNVVNINTATVAEIQDKLVGIGTKKAQAIVEYRENNGQFLAVEQITEVSGIGPATLDKNRDRIILK
- a CDS encoding LysM-like peptidoglycan-binding domain-containing protein, which codes for MLKENNQTPSTTTETVTSKTTGFAFPPVSENETQPHTEQPDLTTDPRLTTSTPEESLEKENTAEQNIPPTLGAERVIPQTSSANNKNKQVPNDAKIPPKYRRLFIVILIILALLLVFFLLKPQTPETVESLQDQGTSLPIEFRPVDEEEARRAEEEAKALQITQQQQQTINRENTQLNDSSNAQEITLNTDNDNAINTQDKESISQTSTVSNSSTSIPNDHVNVTPAPVQKPSLDSGSVIYREEASVPSRSSQRTISRGVSQTSQAQANVRKSSQTQSQTQQRNTRSQQTVQTRNKSTNTAASSTTTSTALSPEIVSVKTLIVPKGVSLMQMFRDNDLNISDVNAMNKENDILSHLHVGEEITVYLDKNNRVVEMQIASAGRFVRQTDGSYKYLANYK